TGTCAGACGGGATATTGTAGATAAGCCAGTGGGTAAATGTTTTGGAGGCGTCCGGGTCTTCCAGTATAAGGGTCAGGCTTTTAGTGCCTTCCGGCAGCTTCATCCACTCCAGAGGGGGCGAAATGTTGCCGCCCAAACCGGAGTAACGGCGGGGAATATACTCTCCGCAGGCAAATGCACTACTACCTAGAAGCATATCCGCCTCCTCTAAGTATTGTCTATGCAATACTCCAGCTCAGCCAGCCCGGTTATCCTGCGGCAATCTTTCAAATCCAGATAACAGTTACGCCGGTCAAGCAGAACGGGGTTCAGCCCGACATTCATTGCTCCCATATAATCTACCTGATACTGGTCACCTATGTATAGTACTTCTTTGGCAGTCAGGCCGCTTTTTTTCAGGGCTGCCTGAAAAATAAGGGGATTGGGTTTAGTTACGCCCACCTCCTGAGAAATCACTACCGTTTCCAGATATTTATTTAATCCGGTTTTGTTAAAAAGTTCGGACATATCTTTCTCGGCGTTTGAAATAAGCCCTATTTTCAGGTTGCGCTTTTTCAGGTTTTCCAGGCAGGGTATTACATCTTGATAGAGGGTCATCTCCCATTTCAGGTTTTTCCAGCGGCTAATCAGGTTATTTATAAGCTCAGGTTTGGGCTCAATACCAATTTCCTCAAGGATAATCCGGTAATAGTGGCTCCAAACCGCCATTTGTTCCGCTCTTTCCCTCAGGCTTATAGGTTTTTGGGCATTTTGCTGGTAAAAATATTCGTCAGCCTTGTTCACGGGCAGGTAGAGGTCATCTTCATTTATCGTGTAGCCCAGTTCGGCAAGCAGCTTAACCGTCATCTCCTCGCGGCTGGGCTGGTATCCTATCAGGGTATTATACAGGTCAAAGAAAACACCTTTTATCATCTGGCACTCCAGGGTATTATTTTATGCTTCATTCTAGTCTAATAAAATAAATTAAAGCAAATTTGAACGGAGGGCAGGTTTAATTAACATGGCAATCTTCATTGACGCAGTTGCTTTAGCACTGGTATGATAAGCAATTATGGAACCAAGAATACAGGTATTCCCCAAAAACACTGAAGTAAAAAATAACCGCCTGGTTATCGGCGGTGCAGATGTTGCCGGGCTTTGTGCCAAATACGGCACGCCCCTGTACGTTTTTGACGAGGCTACTATCCGCCAGAACTGCCGTGACTTTAAACGGGAGTTTTCCCGCCGCTACGCAGACAGTTCGGTGAGTTATGCCTCAAAAGCCTTTTTGCATCCGGCCTTGCTGAAGATACTTGCCGAAGAGGGTATGAGTCTGGACGTGGTTTCCGGCGGAGAGCTGTCTATTGCCAGCAGCGCCGGTTTCCCTATGGATATGGTCTATTTCCATGGAAATAACAAATCTGCTGATGAACTAAGGCTGGCGCTCCGTCTGCATGTCGGGCGGATTGTGGTAGACAGCTTTGATGAAATCAAACTGCTGTCAAAACTGGCGGATGAGAGCGGGCATATTCCGGATATACTCCTCAGGCTTACTCCGGGAGTAGATGCCCATACCCATCACCATATTACTACCGGCAAGCTGGATTCCAAATTTGGTTTCCCCCTGTTTCAGGCAGCCGAAGCGGTAGGTTTGGCTATGGCGCAGGCCAGTCTGAATCTGGTCGGTTTCCATTTCCATATCGGTTCCCAGATATTTGAAACCCAGCCCTTCCTTGATGCTATAGATTTGGTGCTGGAATTTGCCGCTCAGGTTCAGGAACGCTATGGTTTTGACATAGAGGAGCTGGATATCGGCGGCGGTTACGGCGTTCAGTACGAAGTGGATAAACCTGCACCCCAGGTATCTGTTTATGCGGAGGCTATCGGCGCTAAGATTGTCTCCAAGTGCCACAGCTTAAAGCTGACTCCCCCCAGCCTTAATATTGAACCGGGGCGGGCTGTCATAGCTCAGGCAGGGGTGGCCTTGTATACGGTGGGGGTTATTAAAGATATTCCCGGTATCCGGGTGTATGCCTCGGTGGACGGGGGCATGGGTGATAATA
This sequence is a window from Dehalococcoides mccartyi 195. Protein-coding genes within it:
- a CDS encoding HAD family hydrolase, whose product is MIKGVFFDLYNTLIGYQPSREEMTVKLLAELGYTINEDDLYLPVNKADEYFYQQNAQKPISLRERAEQMAVWSHYYRIILEEIGIEPKPELINNLISRWKNLKWEMTLYQDVIPCLENLKKRNLKIGLISNAEKDMSELFNKTGLNKYLETVVISQEVGVTKPNPLIFQAALKKSGLTAKEVLYIGDQYQVDYMGAMNVGLNPVLLDRRNCYLDLKDCRRITGLAELEYCIDNT
- the lysA gene encoding diaminopimelate decarboxylase, giving the protein MEPRIQVFPKNTEVKNNRLVIGGADVAGLCAKYGTPLYVFDEATIRQNCRDFKREFSRRYADSSVSYASKAFLHPALLKILAEEGMSLDVVSGGELSIASSAGFPMDMVYFHGNNKSADELRLALRLHVGRIVVDSFDEIKLLSKLADESGHIPDILLRLTPGVDAHTHHHITTGKLDSKFGFPLFQAAEAVGLAMAQASLNLVGFHFHIGSQIFETQPFLDAIDLVLEFAAQVQERYGFDIEELDIGGGYGVQYEVDKPAPQVSVYAEAIGAKIVSKCHSLKLTPPSLNIEPGRAVIAQAGVALYTVGVIKDIPGIRVYASVDGGMGDNIRPALYEAKYEAVVANNVQSSEKQKVTVAGKFCESGDILITDIELPVLKTGDILAVPCCGAYCLPMSSNYNGYQRPAVVMLKNGEDRLIRRRETVEDLSRLDSV